A genomic region of Dermacentor andersoni chromosome 9, qqDerAnde1_hic_scaffold, whole genome shotgun sequence contains the following coding sequences:
- the LOC126527754 gene encoding uncharacterized protein: MASAATACVVLVVLLHLAACQQQGAIPYLPSDFRMNVMFKSWFDDKLYSFTVAYTRQGQGLGNRLYVSRMSQGISYIKLYDFDSDVLYVADGATRQCQVTKGIPDSEKDDPYFPVAFRAAAKGGKVFDQPASLIRFAGGDQKRTQGTPIDADEFRTNVTVKIQGMSYLCTTTIVWSKNGAVTPKCDNKVANKGFCPPVPLDALVTCGEDKAIRYTFADYEENLDYTIFEEPVGFFCAGAERTQLPELPRVFSFSAETKVADSQDIQKSKVWCNLPSFLVARETYNEDANTPVLRSVFDYVTGMKYFIAPNTGKCQAFVMEKEELDIPEPLSLVWGAKRNYAFQKAGERRCRSWNCAVYAGMDDASAAPEKAVVSNLYYAYENELKEATLPVFMELFDEVKGGDVIERRHIFEYETDLRDWSPFDTGACFHPHEIKMLILSVQGNSDFGPGKGTRDDLANAFRIQLRQTMGIAQDIRLSRVSVFPRGNDRLMVIARLLPAANTDHIMVTDPTVDEATKKLNETVNAGSFKVLLNVTGSDQKPEYIATQLTSRFVAAAPDASSKGYSSGSMAALGIMMLLLGAALAMGAVFLAARRYPRSTMTTMLLQPTSTADN; this comes from the exons ATGGCATCCGCCGCGACCGCTTGTGTTGTCCTTGTGGTGCTGCTTCACCTTGCAGCAT GCCAGCAGCAGGGTGCCATTCCGTACCTGCCTTCGGATTTCAGAATGAACGTGATGTTCAAGTCCTGGTTCGATGACAAGCTCTACTCCTTCACGGTGGCCTACACCCGCCAGGGCCAGGGCCTGGGGAACCGCCTGTACGTGTCCCGGATGTCGCAGGGCATCAGCTACATCAAGCTGTACGACTTCGACAGCGACGTCCTCTACGTGGCCGACG GCGCGACGAGGCAGTGCCAGGTGACCAAGGGCATTCCGGACTCCGAGAAGGACGACCCCTACTTCCCGGTGGCATTCCGTGCAGCCGCCAAAGGAGGCAAGGTCTTCGACCAGCCCGCCTCGCTGATACGCTTCGCGGGAGGTGACCAG AAACGGACGCAAGGAACACCCATCGATGCGGACGAGTTCAGGACGAACGTCACTGTCAAAATCCAAGGGATGAGCTACCTATGCACCACCACTATCGTCTGGAGCA AGAACGGTGCCGTCACTCCGAAGTGCGACAACAAGGTTGCCAACAAAGGCTTTTGCCCTCCCGTGCCACTGGATGCCCTTGTGACGTGTGGCGAAGACAAAGCCATTCGCTACACCTTCGCCGActacgaggagaaccttgactaCACCATCTTCGAG GAACCCGTTGGATTCTTTTGCGCCGGAGCCGAGAGGACGCAGCTTCCCGAACTTCCACGGGTGTTCTCGTTCTCGGCCGAGACCAAGGTGGCCGACAGCCAGGACATCCAGAAAAGCAAG GTGTGGTGCAATCTGCCCAGCTTCCTGGTGGCCCGGGAAACGTACAACGAAGATGCGAACACGCCAGTCTTGAGGAGCGTCTTCGACTACGTCACGG GCATGAAGTACTTCATCGCTCCCAACACGGGCAAGTGCCAAGCCTTCGTGATGGAGAAGGAAGAGCTGGATATCCCGGAACCGTTGTCCCTGGTCTGGGGAGCGAAACGCAACTACGCCTTTCAAAAGGCCGGAGAG AGACGCTGCCGCTCCTGGAACTGCGCCGTCTACGCCGGCATGGACGACGCCAGCGCAGCTCCCGAGAAGGCCGTGGTGTCCAACCTCTACTATGCCTAT GAAAACGAGTTGAAAGAAGCTACGCTTCCCGTTTTCATGGAACTCTTCGACGAAGTCAAG GGTGGTGACGTCATCGAGAGGCGGCACATCTTCGAGTACGAGACGGACTTGAGGGACTGGTCGCCGTTCGACACCGGGGCCTGCTTTCATCCCCACGAAATCAAGATGCTCATTCTCAGCGTACAAG gaAACTCCGACTTTGGTCCCGGCAAGGGCACCCGAGACGATTTGGCCAATGCGTTCAGGATACAGCTGAGACAGACCATGGGCATCGCCCAGGACATACGACTGAGCCGCGTCTCC GTGTTTCCTCGGGGCAATGACCGCCTGATGGTCATCGCACGCCTGCTGCCTGCGGCCAACACTGACCACATTA TGGTAACGGACCCCACGGTGGACGAGGCTACCAAGAAGCTAAACGAGACCGTGAACGCGGGAAGCTTCAAGGTGTTGCTCAACGTCACTGGCTCCGACCAG AAACCCGAGTACATCGCCACGCAGCTGACCTCTCGGTTCGTAG CCGCAGCACCCGACGCTTCGTCCAAAGGATACTCTAGCG GAAGCATGGCGGCCCTGGGCATCATGATGCTTCTGCTGGGCGCTGCCCTCGCTATGGGCGCGGTCTTTCTGGCAGCGCGGAGGTACCCGCGCAGCACCATGACTACCATGCTGCTGCAACCGACGAGCACCGCCGACAACTAG